A single window of Neurospora crassa OR74A linkage group VII, whole genome shotgun sequence DNA harbors:
- a CDS encoding ammonium transporter 1 — protein sequence MAEPEIVPVTEWPDWHANPNGGDPFTQNLNSPYDKGDLCWMLVCTALCWQITPAIGFLYAGMHRRKAALTMVLQSLFCACACGIQFWIYGYSLYQARTTNPILGDLSLAVFRNVLAQPSMANSDIPDILYAAFGFTFVSCTAMILAGAMLERGRLLPSMLFLLCWTTFVYYFIAYWEWNPSGWLYKLGVYDFAGSGPVHIASGFGALAWSLMLGPRVADSDVVDRKKLVHHKPHSPLLMCLGTVFIWFGWFAFNGGSTPNLSLRSIYAIVNTNLAGCGGGVGWVLIDYLYKRKFSLVGFCSGIIAGLVGITPAAGYVPVYVASLIGFLTSATCYYAAKYKHLLSVDDGLDIFAIHGVGGYVGDLLTGIFADNFVPALDGYSGSSYAGGWWNRNFRQLGLQFAGATTAAAWSFVVSCILLFIINKIPGLHLRASEDSEIRGLDIKYLEDVDEEGFYMNECILHGRTPPRCSGSLKAPTSVTEPVGVEGGEKRD from the exons ATGGCCGAGCCAGAAATTGTGCCTGTCACCGAGTGGCCGGACTGGCATGCCAATCCCAACGGAGGTGATCCCTTCACGCAGAACCTGAACTCACCCTATGACAAG GGCGACCTATGCTGGATGCTCGTGTGCACTGCCCTATGCTGGCAAATCACCCCGGCCATTGGCTTCCTCTATGCCGGAATGCACCGCAGGAAGGCGGCTCTGACCATGGTCCTCCAAAGTCTCTTCTGTGCTTGCGCTTGCGGAATCCAGTTCTGGATATACGGTTACTCACTGTACCAGGCACGAACAACAAACCCCATCCTCGGAGACTTGTCTTTGGCCGTGTTCCGAAATGTGCTTGCTCAGCCATCCATGGCCAACTCGGATATTCCTGATATTCTGT ATGCTGCCTTTGGCTTTACCTTCGTTTCTTGCACTGCCATGATCTTGGCCGGAGCCATGCTTGAACGCGGCAGGCTATTGCCCAGTAtgcttttcctcctctgctGGACTACTTTTGTTTACTACTT CATTGCATATTGGGAGTGGAACCCTAGCGGATGGTTATACAAACTCGGTGTCTACGATTTCGCCGGCTCCGGTCCTGTTCACATCGCCAGCGGCTTCGGTGCCCTTGCCTGGTCTCTGATGCTCGGTCCGCGTGTCGCCGACTCGGACGTCGTTGACCGTAAGAAACTCGTTCACCACAAGCCCCACAGTCCGCTGTTGATGTGCCTCGGAACTGTCTTCATCTGGTTTGGCTGGTTCGCCTTCAATGGCGGCAGTACACCCAACCTGAGCCTGCGGTCCATCTACGCCATTGTCAACACGAATCTGGCAGGATGCGGAGGTGGCGTCGGTTGGGTCTTGATCGACTATCTCTACAAGAGAAAGTTCAGCTTGGTTGGCTTTTGCTCGGGTATTATTGCGGGCTTGGTCGGAATTACCCCTGCAGCGGGTTATG TCCCCGTCTACGTAGCCTCGCTCATCGGCTTCCTCACCTCCGCCACCTGCTACTACGCCGCCAAGTACAAGCATCTCCTCTCTGTTGACGACGGTCTCGACATTTTTGCCATTCACGGCGTGGGCGGTTACGTCGGTGATCTTTTGACGGGCATCTTTGCCGACAACTTTGTTCCCGCTCTCGATGGCTATTCAGGCAGCTCCTATGCAGGGGGCTGGTGGAACCGCAACTTCCGCCAGCTTGGACTTCAGTTCGCCGGCGCAACCACTGCCGCGGCCTGGTCCTTTGTGGTGTCGTGTATCTTGCtgttcatcatcaacaagatTCCTGGCTTGCATCTGCGCGCGAGTGAGGACTCGGAAATCAGGGGTCTGGATATCAAGTACTTGGAGGatgtggatgaggagggaTTTTATATGAACGAGTGTATACTGCACGGGCGTACGCCGCCGAGGTGTTCTGGGTCGTTGAAGGCTCCTACGTCGGTTACGGAGCCGGTTGGTGTTGAAGGAGGTGAAAAAAGGGATTAG